From a single Pseudalkalibacillus hwajinpoensis genomic region:
- a CDS encoding amidohydrolase yields the protein MAILIKQARVYPISSPVLPCADVLVKEGLIHEVAPSIAEDPDMKVIDGKGFHLLPGLIDAHTHVGLYDEGTGWAGNDANETVEALTPHVRAIDGVNPLDVAFKDAITFGVTSVQVMPGSANIIGGTTTVLKTYGKNVEKMIVRETAGLKIALGENPKRVHSNSNNDSITRMGIMGLLREAFYHASRSDRKEHPRIAPIIAALKREIPVRIHAHRADDILTAVRFAREFNLDLRIEHCTEGHLIADELSGQNLKVTVGPSMTRRSKIELKNKTWATYGILNNHGIEVSITTDHPYVPIQYLNVCAALAVREGLSEEKALEGITLNPAKSLGVDSRIGSIDTGKDADLVLWSHHPFHYEARPLLTMIDGKIIHKK from the coding sequence GTGGCAATATTAATTAAACAAGCACGAGTGTATCCTATCTCTTCCCCTGTTCTTCCTTGTGCTGATGTACTTGTAAAAGAAGGGCTGATTCATGAAGTTGCTCCCTCTATTGCAGAAGATCCTGATATGAAAGTGATTGATGGGAAAGGGTTTCACCTTCTTCCAGGTTTAATCGATGCTCATACACATGTCGGTCTTTATGATGAAGGTACAGGATGGGCAGGCAATGATGCCAATGAAACGGTAGAAGCATTAACACCACACGTTCGAGCGATTGACGGCGTAAATCCACTTGACGTCGCCTTCAAGGATGCCATTACATTTGGCGTTACATCTGTTCAGGTTATGCCCGGGAGCGCTAACATTATTGGTGGTACCACGACGGTTTTAAAAACATATGGTAAGAACGTAGAGAAAATGATCGTCAGGGAAACCGCTGGACTCAAAATTGCGCTTGGAGAAAACCCAAAACGAGTTCATAGTAACTCTAACAATGATTCCATTACTCGCATGGGCATCATGGGACTTCTACGTGAAGCATTCTATCATGCAAGTCGTTCTGATCGAAAGGAGCATCCTCGTATTGCTCCCATTATTGCAGCACTTAAACGAGAGATTCCGGTACGGATCCATGCACACAGAGCTGATGATATCCTGACCGCTGTAAGGTTCGCTCGTGAATTCAATCTAGACCTTAGGATTGAGCACTGCACGGAAGGGCACTTGATCGCTGATGAGCTTAGTGGTCAGAACTTAAAAGTAACTGTCGGTCCATCAATGACAAGACGATCCAAAATCGAGTTAAAAAACAAGACATGGGCAACTTATGGCATTCTAAACAATCATGGGATAGAAGTTTCCATTACAACCGATCATCCATACGTGCCGATTCAATACCTCAATGTTTGTGCTGCCCTTGCGGTTCGTGAAGGATTAAGTGAAGAAAAAGCCCTTGAAGGGATTACTCTTAACCCTGCTAAAAGCCTTGGCGTAGACAGCCGTATAGGTAGCATTGACACAGGCAAGGATGCCGACTTAGTGCTATGGTCACATCATCCTTTTCATTACGAAGCACGTCCACTTTTAACGATGATTGATGGTAAAATTATTCATAAAAAATAA
- a CDS encoding YfhE family protein, with translation MTLTKTQDVLFGREFKRADRAGQK, from the coding sequence ATGACCCTTACGAAAACGCAGGATGTATTGTTTGGTCGTGAATTTAAACGAGCTGATCGAGCTGGACAAAAGTAG
- a CDS encoding TIGR01777 family oxidoreductase — translation MKIAITGGTGFVGSALTESFVNDGHSVYILTRNPDDKPAKKSVTYVKWLQEDAEPEKELTNLHAVVNLAGESINSGRWTEERKQRILDSRISSTREIISIIQKLDQKPRVLVNASATGFYGSSLDRSFTENDTEPGTDFLADVSKKWEDEAMNAQNHGVRTVLARFGIVLGEEGALPLMVLPYKLFMGGKLGDGRQWYSWVHIRDVIGMIRFAVDHESVQGPLNVTAPEPKRMNDFGKTVAEVLNRPHWMPVPEAPVQAALGEKSGIVLKGQCVLPQKAKELGYPFRYIKLKDALENLLV, via the coding sequence ATGAAGATTGCTATTACAGGTGGAACAGGATTTGTCGGAAGTGCTCTTACAGAATCATTCGTTAACGATGGTCATTCTGTTTACATTCTGACACGCAATCCCGACGATAAACCAGCAAAAAAGAGCGTCACGTATGTAAAATGGCTTCAGGAAGATGCTGAGCCAGAAAAAGAACTAACTAATCTTCACGCTGTCGTGAACCTTGCAGGAGAATCCATTAATAGTGGTCGCTGGACTGAAGAACGAAAACAACGAATCCTGGATAGCCGAATTTCCTCAACTCGAGAAATTATTTCCATCATTCAGAAACTTGATCAAAAGCCACGTGTTCTCGTTAATGCATCCGCTACGGGATTTTATGGTTCATCACTTGACCGATCATTTACAGAGAATGATACCGAACCCGGAACAGACTTTCTAGCAGACGTATCTAAGAAATGGGAAGATGAAGCAATGAATGCACAGAACCACGGTGTTCGTACTGTCCTGGCTCGGTTTGGAATTGTTCTTGGTGAAGAAGGGGCACTACCATTGATGGTTCTACCATATAAACTATTTATGGGAGGAAAGCTTGGTGACGGTCGTCAGTGGTATTCTTGGGTACATATCCGTGACGTAATCGGAATGATCCGCTTTGCTGTCGATCATGAATCAGTTCAGGGTCCCTTAAACGTGACCGCTCCTGAGCCAAAACGAATGAATGATTTTGGAAAAACCGTAGCGGAAGTTCTCAACCGTCCTCACTGGATGCCTGTCCCTGAAGCCCCAGTCCAAGCGGCACTTGGCGAGAAAAGCGGCATTGTTCTTAAAGGCCAGTGCGTTCTTCCTCAAAAAGCTAAAGAATTAGGGTACCCATTCCGCTATATTAAGTTAAAAGATGCTCTTGAGAACCTGCTGGTCTAG
- a CDS encoding GNAT family N-acetyltransferase, whose product MIKHRDLSECHVLFDLMVDPAVFPFVRHKASSYEEYLFLTKQLIEAEEQGELISRTILDEWGAPIGTINLFDIEQQTGFLGTWIGTPYHGKGYNQLAKDAFFSELFFNNHIQTIFMRINKDNVRSQKAAEKIPYIGRANEKWPEIYEKINSGEKSYHLYEIERDNYLLHTMRDRGESVEVQLEA is encoded by the coding sequence ATGATTAAACATCGTGACCTGTCGGAATGTCATGTGTTATTTGACTTGATGGTTGACCCAGCTGTCTTCCCATTTGTACGTCATAAAGCAAGCTCTTACGAAGAATACCTGTTCTTAACTAAACAGCTAATCGAGGCTGAAGAACAAGGTGAACTCATCTCACGAACGATCCTTGATGAATGGGGAGCCCCAATTGGTACCATTAACCTGTTTGACATTGAACAACAAACCGGGTTTCTTGGCACGTGGATTGGAACACCCTATCATGGAAAAGGCTATAATCAACTAGCGAAAGATGCCTTTTTCAGTGAGTTATTCTTCAATAACCACATTCAAACCATCTTTATGCGGATTAATAAAGACAACGTGCGCTCTCAAAAGGCTGCTGAAAAAATCCCTTATATAGGAAGAGCAAACGAGAAATGGCCCGAAATATATGAGAAGATCAACTCCGGAGAAAAATCCTATCACCTATACGAAATTGAACGCGACAACTATTTACTCCACACGATGCGCGATCGTGGAGAATCAGTTGAAGTTCAACTCGAAGCTTGA
- a CDS encoding YfhD family protein: MTKRPNESEGKQKRQAQNPIPAAQNEDVEFASEFDTADAKAAERARSADQRAKKNR, encoded by the coding sequence ATGACAAAGCGTCCAAATGAATCAGAAGGTAAACAAAAGCGACAGGCGCAAAACCCAATTCCGGCAGCACAGAATGAAGATGTAGAATTCGCAAGTGAATTTGACACTGCTGATGCAAAAGCAGCGGAAAGAGCAAGATCTGCTGATCAGCGAGCAAAAAAGAATAGATAA